The following are encoded together in the Drosophila takahashii strain IR98-3 E-12201 chromosome X, DtakHiC1v2, whole genome shotgun sequence genome:
- the kdn gene encoding probable citrate synthase, mitochondrial isoform X2 — MSLYRISARKLTEAQKLPNVGAYVRMISADGKSLRDVLTAKVPQEQERVKNFRKQHGATKMGETTIDMMYGGMRGIKALVTETSVLDADEGIRFRGLSIPECQKVLPAADGGTEPLPEGLFWLLLTGEVPTKSQVQQLSREWAERAALPQHVVTMLNNMPTTLHPMSQFAAAVTALNHDSKFAKAYSDGVHKSKYWEYVYEDSMDLIAKLPVVAATIYCNTYRGGKGSRSIDSSLDWSANFVKMLGYDNAPFTELMRLYLTIHSDHEGGNVSAHTVHLVGSALSDPYLSFAAGLNGLAGPLHGLANQEVLVWLRKLQKEAGNNPSEEQLKEYIWKTLKSGQVVPGYGHAVLRKTDPRYTCQREFALKHLPDDETFQLVSKIYKVVPPILTETGKVKNPWPNVDAHSGVLLQYYGMKEMNYYTVLFGVSRALGVLASLVWDRALGLPIERPKSFSTDLLVKMVQK, encoded by the exons AAACTGCCAAATGTGGGAGCCTACGTTCGCATGATCTCCGCCGATGGCAAGAGCCTGCGCGACGTGCTGACCGCCAAGGTGCCCCAGGAGCAGGAGCGCGTGAAGAACTTCCGCAAGCAGCATGGCGCCACCAAGATGGGCGAGACGACCATCGACATGATGTACGGCGGCATGCGCGGCATCAAGGCCCTGGTCACGGAGACCTCGGTGCTGGACGCTGACGAGGGCATCCGCTTCCGCGGCCTCTCCATTCCCGAGTGCCAGAAGGTTCTGCCGGCCGCCGATGGCGGCACTGAGCCCCTGCCCGAGGGTCTCTTCTGGCTGCTGCTCACCGGCGAGGTGCCCACCAAGTCGCAGGTCCAGCAGTTGTCCCGCGAATGGGCCGAGCGTGCCGCTCTGCCCCAGCACGTGGTCACCATGCTGAACAACATGCCCACCACCCTGCATCCGATGTCGCAGTTCGCCGCCGCCGTCACCGCTCTCAACCACGACAGCAAGTTCGCCAAGGCCTACTCGGATGGCGTGCACAAGAGCAAGTACTGGGAGTACGTCTACGAGGACAGCATGGATCTGATCGCCAAGCTGCCCGTCGTGGCGGCCACCATCTACTGCAACACCTATCGCGGCGGCAAGGGCTCCCGCTCGATCGACTCGAGCCTGGATTGGTCGGCCAACTTTGTGAAGATGCTCGGCTACGACAATGCCCCCTTCACCGAGCTGATGCGTCTCTATCTGACCATCCACAGTGACCACGAGGGCGGCAATGTGTCGGCCCACACCGTTCATCTGGTCGGCTCGGCCCTCAGCGATCCCTACCTGTCCTTCGCCGCCGGCCTGAACGGTCTCGCTGGTCCCCTGCACGGCCTGGCCAACCAGGAGGTGCTCGTGTGGCTGCGCAAGCTGCAGAAGGAGGCCGGCAACAACCCCTCGGAGGAGCAGCTCAAGGAGTACATCTGGAAGACCCTCAAGTCGGGACAG GTGGTTCCCGGCTACGGACATGCCGTGCTCCGCAAGACCGATCCCCGCTACACCTGCCAGCGCGAGTTCGCCCTGAAGCACCTGCCCGACGACGAGACCTTCCAGCTGGTGTCGAAGATCTACAAGGTGGTGCCCCCAATCCTCACCGAGACCGGCAAGGTGAAGAACCCCTGGCCCAATGTGGACGCCCATTCCGGTGTGCTGCTGCAGTACTACGGCATGAAGGAGATGAACTACTACACGGTGCTGTTCGGCGTGTCCCGCGCCCTCGGCGTGCTGGCCTCCCTCGTCTGGGATCGCGCCCTCGGCCTGCCCATCGAGCGCCCCAAGTCCTTCTCCACCGATCTGCTGGTCAAGATGGTCCAGAAGTAA
- the LOC108054784 gene encoding protein FAM177A1: MSGDGMGMTKSRGGSGSGSGASASETDNVTALELQSNKRMLYFSDGVMEELSSGSEDEADAEVGDRSYDVHLNESEMALGPRLRHRASRMGNRFLAGIDYVGGGLASLLGITSSKYASEMENYQRAKENGDEDLDNWQPQANNNNNNNGGRNETIVLCGPTRSEATLSPTRQ, from the exons atgtcGGGGGATGGAATGGGGATGACCAAGAGCAGGggaggatcaggatcaggatcaggagcAAGTGCATCCGAAACGGACAATGTAACGGCCCTCGAGCTGCAGTCCAATAAACGCATGCTCTACTTCAGCGATGGCGTCATGGAGGAGCTGTCCTCCGGCAGCGAGGACGAGGCGGATGCGGAAGTGGGCGACAGGAGCTACGACGTCCATCTAAACGAG AGCGAAATGGCGCTGGGGCCACGCCTGCGGCACAGGGCCAGCAGGATGGGCAACCGATTCCTGGCCGGCATCGACTACGTGGGCGGCGGACTGGCCTCCCTGCTGGGCATCACCAGCAGCAAGTATGCCAGCGAAATGGAGAACTACCAGAGGGCCAAGGAGAATGGCGACGAGGACCTTGACAACTGGCAACCGCAGgctaataacaataacaacaataacggTGGCCGGAATGAGACCATCGTTTTGTGCGGACCAACACGCAGTGAGGCGACCTTGTCACCCACTCGGCAATAG
- the fz4 gene encoding frizzled-4, whose protein sequence is MKHAWMIYPLLLILLHSRCTRATSGGSPGSASSSSPPEMPAFRQCETIRIEMCRKIGYNETSMPNLVGHEMQTDVEYTLQTFAPLIEYDCSSQLKLFLCAAYVPMCTPKAPVHAIGPCRSLCESVRIRCHPVLQGFGFPWPPALDCERFPRENNHETMCMEGPGEVHQPQQDQDPYGLPGQPLGGGLPGGKLPLDCSGLAKSHLYVRLPRSGRCAPLCEADILFTPAEKHLAEIWVSTWAYAACGLALVATGCLLASDGSRLASAKWSRLLSPLVWCHNMVTLGWAVRFVVGRTGTACGTDPQAPSESLLSVDGLSNASCASVFLMRYYFGMAACAWWAVLCLGWHRDIRRHSPDSKGHVAIPANFGGSPSKRSGVKSAQQDLSQNNFVCFVAWGLPAFQTAAVIVARFVDADELLGACFVGNQSDKALQILVATPVFCYWIFGSMNLISGYLVHCRTKEILRSSNTLSLQQQLQQLSAHSSSGIGVFLFIYGLSCALLLLAVIYEFANIDVWLGSGDTDTPLWPFLLRAFMELMLGICCFAWVLGPSISTLYKRQVKMVKQPTAAAGGAGGAGGADGHSSSRGSHAACNSTVVSYHSVRPSMASAPLPQSPYKLKAAGSISLHQMSNYSLGRSMQHQQQQRSSHSPHHHHQQQLQQHHHHHHHSSSSHRLYYPPGSYASQKYSYYPHLQHYGDETLL, encoded by the exons ATGAAGCATGCCTGGATGATATACCCCCTGTTGCTGATTCTCCTGCATTCCCGCTGCACCCGGGCGACATCTGGCGGCAGTCCCGGCAGCGCCAGTTCCAGTTCCCCGCCCGAGATGCCCGCCTTCCGGCAGTGCGAGACCATCCGCATCGAGATGTGCCGCAAGATCGGCTACAACGAGACCTCCATGCCGAATCTGGTGGGCCACGAGATGCAGACGGACGTGGAGTACACGCTGCAGACCTTCGCCCCGCTGATCGAGTACGACTGCAGCTCGCAGCTGAAGCTCTTCCTGTGCGCCGCCTACGTGCCCATGTGCACGCCCAAGGCGCCGGTCCATGCGATCGGTCCCTGCCGCAGTCTCTGCGAGTCGGTGCGGATCCGCTGCCACCCGGTCCTCCAGGGATTCGGCTTCCCCTGGCCGCCGGCGCTCGACTGCGAGCGGTTTCCGCGGGAGAACAACCACGAGACCATGTGCATGGAGGGTCCAGGCGAGGTGCATCAGCCGCAGCAGGATCAGGATCCCTACGGGCTCCCAGGACAGCCGCTGGGCGGCGGACTACCGGGTggaaaactgccgctcgatTGCTCGGGCCTGGCCAAATCGCATCTGTACGTGCGACTACCGCGATCCGGACGCTGTGCTCCGCTCTGCGAGGCGGACATCCTGTTCACGCCGGCCGAGAAGCACCTGGCCGAGATCTGGGTCTCCACCTGGGCCTACGCCGCCTGCGGCCTGGCCCTGGTGGCCACCGGCTGCCTGCTGGCCAGCGATGGCAGCCGCCTGGCCAGCGCCAAGTGGTCGCGGCTGCTCTCGCCGCTCGTCTGGTGCCACAACATGGTCACCCTCGGCTGGGCCGTGCGCTTCGTGGTGGGCCGGACGGGCACTGCCTGCGGCACCGATCCCCAGGCACCCAGCGAATCGCTGCTCAGCGTGGACGGACTGTCCAACGCCTCCTGCGCCAGCGTCTTCCTCATGCGATACTACTTCGGGATGGCTGCCTGCGCCTG GTGGGCTGTGCTCTGTTTGGGCTGGCACCGCGACATCCGGCGGCACAGTCCCGACTCCAAGGGCCACGTGGCCATTCCCGCCAACTTCGGAGGCAGTCCGTCAAAGAGGAGCGGCGTAAAGAGCGCCCAGCAGGATCTGAGCCAGAACAACTTTGTGTGCTTCGTGGCCTGGGGATTGCCGGCCTTCCAGACGGCGGCCGTCATCGTGGCCCGTTTCGTGGACGCAGACGAGTTGCTGG GCGCCTGCTTCGTGGGCAACCAGTCGGACAAGGCCCTCCAGATACTGGTGGCCACGCCGGTCTTTTGCTACTGGATCTTCGGCTCCATGAACCTGATCTCCGGCTACCTGGTGCACTGTCGCACCAAGGAGATCCTGCGTAGCAGCAATACGCTGagcctgcagcagcagctgcagcagctgagTGCCCACAGCAGCTCCGGCATCGGCGTGTTCCTCTTCATCTACGGCCTCTCCTGCGCCCTGCTCCTGCTGGCGGTCATCTACGAGTTCGCCAACATCGATGTCTGGCTGGGATCGGGCGACACGGACACCCCGCTGTGGCCCTTCCTGCTGCGCGCCTTCATGGAGCTGATGCTGGGCATTTGCTGCTTTGCCTGGGTCCTCGGACCGAGCATTTCCACGCTCTACAAGCGGCAGGTCAAGATGGTGAAGCAGCCGACCGCAGccgcaggaggagcaggaggagctggaggagctgaCGGACACAGCAGCTCGCGGGGATCGCATGCGGCCTGCAACAGCACGGTCGTTTCCTATCATTCGGTGCGGCCCTCGATGGCCAGTGCTCCGCTGCCGCAGAGTCCCTACAAGCTGAAGGCTGCCGGCTCCATATCGCTGCATCAGATGTCCAACTATTCGCTGGGCAGGAGCatgcagcatcagcagcagcagcgcagtAGCCATTCgccgcatcatcatcatcagcagcagctgcagcagcaccatcaccaccaccatcactcctcctcctcgcatCGCCTGTACTATCCACCGGGTAGCTACGCCTCGCAGAAGTACAGCTACTATCCGCACCTGCAGCACTACGGCGATGAGACGCTGCTCTAG
- the swa gene encoding protein swallow, whose translation MSIQDESFPADELFDQLNNLSSLGARNTWFAEHHQPAAFERNTAQFLDTCYADADEDGDADGDADVANKSAKTCVSDPAGRDQEDEDDVDGASGSQLGGGEGPLGSGRGSKAVSYQDIHSAYTKRRFKHVKSKVAQYIADIQAEDEKRRSASGLGIQRHSSMPEYLTPTSRREFKAEMDDSQSQNQAHSQTNNSSCSEEHLLAVIENLQEDKMRLQARNDYIQLALDKKRSEYLQMRSNFETCRSELSDCQQKLRRHQSHSLRSLNSWPPAGIAKATQTEAAESSALVTPLPRGDLTYNSSEGSIEMALLSVAAPVPRIPQNLGQTIHPQSLDFSSVSTEADGSGTLAGEARGNSSSRAPARRPPAPNNSETSQPSSNDSAIEVEGNEEERPSARQWIQRNQRGGIFYFDKRSNRVIEVIGISQNHRDHNQGQDTSQSQSINDSQAQLLVHSMSQSQSQVQTNVHFRSKRSSASLGSRVLRLLGPCVRCRNGGDPTLNGSNATYTLDLSLLPGGEFRDPRNQR comes from the exons ATGAGTATCCAGGACGAGAGTTTTCCGGCGGACGAGCTGTTCGACCAGCTGAACAACCTGAGCAGTCTGGGCGCCAGGAACACGTGGTTTGCGGAGCACCATCAACCCGCCGCCTTTGAGAGGAACACGGCGCAGTTTTTGGACACCTGCTACGCGGATGCGGATGAGGATGGGGATGCGGATGGGGACGCGGATGTGGCCAATAAGAGCGCCAAAACGTGCGTCAGCGATCCCGCCGGTCGCGACCAGGAGGACGAGGATGATGTCGATGGCG CCAGTGGCAGTCAATTGGGCGGCGGGGAGGGCCCATTgggcagtgggcgtggcagcaaGGCGGTGTCCTACCAGGACATCCACTCGGCCTACACGAAGCGCCGCTTCAAGCACGTGAAGAGCAAGGTGGCCCAGTACATAGCGGACATCCAGGCGGAGGACGAAAAGCGACGCAGTGCGTCCGGTCTGGGGATCCAGCGGCACAGCTCCATGCCGGAATACCTGACGCCCACATCGCGGCGGGAGTTCAAGGCGGAGATGGATGACTCCCAGTCGCAGAATCAGGCCCATTCGCAGACCAACAACTCCAGCTGCAGCGAGGAGCACTTGCTGGCGGTGATCGAGAACCTGCAGGAGGACAAGATGCGCCTCCAGGCGCGCAACGACTACATCCAACTCGCCCTGGACAAGAAGCGGTCCGAGTACCTGCAGATGCGGAGCAACTTCGAGACCTGTCGCTCGGAGCTAAGCGACTGCCAGCAGAAGCTGAGGCGCCACCAGAGCCACTCGCTGAGGTCCCTGAACTCCTGGCCGCCGGCGGGCATCGCCAAGGCCACCCAAACGGAGGCCGCCGAGTCCAGTGCCCTGGTCACACCCCTTCCGAGGGGCGACCTCACCTACAACAGCAGCGAGGGCTCCATCGAGATGGCCCTGCTCAGCGTGGCGGCCCCCGTGCCCAGAATCCCCCAGAATCTCGGCCAGACCATCCATCCGCAATCGCTGGACTTTAGCAGTGTCAGCACGGAAGCCGATGGCAGTGGAACCCTAGCCG GCGAGGCTCGTGGCAACTCCTCGTCCAGGGCCCCGGCGAGGAGGCCACCGGCGCCCAACAACTCGGAGACCAGCCAGCCGAGCAGCAACGACTCGGCCATCGAGGTGGAGGGCAACGAGGAGGAGCGACCCTCGGCCAGGCAGTGGATCCAGCGGAATCAACGCGGGGGCATCTTCTACTTCGACAAGCGCAGCAATCGAGTCATCGAGGTCATCGGCATCAGCCAGAACCATCGGGATCACAATCAGGGCCAGGATACGAGTCAAAGTCAGAGCATCAACGACAGCCAGGCCCAACTGCTGGTCCACTCGatgtcgcagtcgcagtcgcaggTCCAGACCAATGTCCACTTCAGGAGCAAGAGGAGCTCCGCCTCGCTGGGCAGCCGGGTGCTCCGCCTCTTGGGGCCCTGTGTTCGGTGCAGGAATGGTGGTGACCCGACCTTGAATGGCAGCAATGCCACGTATACGTTGGACTTGTCCCTATTGCCGGGAGGAGAGTTCAGGGACCCAAGGAACCAGCGATAG